The Spiroplasma litorale nucleotide sequence TCTTCTTCTTGTTTTAATAAAAAATCCTCATCTTATCATATAATTTCTTAAAGTTCTATCGTTGATTGCAATGCCTTCTTCACCTAGTAAAATAGCAATTTTTCTACTTCCATAAATTAATTTTGAGTCAATCAATATTTTTCCTACTATTTTTCTTAAATAATCCAATTTATAAATTCTTAAAATTTGTTTTTTATAAAAAGAAGTTCTATGGAGTTTTAATATTCTAGCCTTAATATTAATATTTAAAGTAATTAAGATTTTTAATGCATTTTTATCTTTTTTATTTCGTTGAATTTTAATTCAATCTTCAATAATTTCTTTTTTTTGTTCCTCGTTTAATAAATCATCGATTATACCAGGTATATCAGAGTCATCTCTATTTTTGGTCTGCCTGATTCGTTTTTTATTAATAAACTTTTCATACCATAATTATCTAGTAAGTTATCTTTAATTATTATTCTTTTTTGAATATTATAAGAATATTTTATAAATTTTCCTTTTAATTTTTTGTAATTAGTTACCGCCTTTATTATTCCTTCTGTTTTAAATACATTTATTATTCTCGCTCATTGTTCAATAGTTAAATTTTTTGATATAAAAATCTACACCTCTTTCTAGTGTAGAATTTATTTTTCCCTATTTAGTGTTATGTGTATATTTTTTTTGTAATTGATCAAATAAAAATATAATAGCTTTTAATTTTTTATAAACAAAAAAACAAAAAAGTGGTTGTAAAATCAACTAAAGATGTAATTAGAATAATAGAATATTTTGAAGTTGATTTTTTAATTGTACAAACAGACATATGTAATTCAAATTCATCTTATGTTGTAAACAATTAACAAAAAACTATTTTATCAATGTTTGTAGTTGGTTTTAATGTGATGCACCAAAAAATCATTATAAGGTTCATACAAAGATTATAACTTCGCATAGTGTGGTAATTAAATTTAATAGTGTAATAGAGTTTGAAAAATATTTTATTGATTTCTTGTAATAATAAATAATTTTCAAACATACATATTATAAAAAGATATGCCAAATATTATTAGTTGCTTTAAGGTTCTTTATGCTGATTATTTAAATGTTTATTTTTTATCTAAATATTGATTGAAAAAAATAAACATATATTTTAATGTATAAAAATATAAACATACAAATGGAATGCTATTCTAAATTTTAAAATAAAATAATAGTCTATTTTAATAGTGTTGTATTTTAATCAAAAAGCTAGAAACTATATAAAAATACTTAAATTTTACAACATATAATATATAATTTTTTTATAAAACTATTTACTCAATATTATTTGTTAAGTTATTATATTTTAATAAAGTTTAGCCGCTTAAATAACAATGAAGATACGGTTCACTTGTTGTTGAAAAATTTTTTTAGAATTGACCAAATAACTTTTTAAAAGTTTTATTAGCTTTTAGTCATTTATAAACAATATTAAAAGTACTATAATTTATATTTTAATAAACTCACAACGATATAAAAAAATGTTATCATATATAAGTAACTAATAATTAATTTATAATAAACACAAATAAATATTAGAGATTAATTTCTATTCGAAATGTATTTATTTGTCATTAATCTAATCATTATATTTTTAAGTATAAATTGATTAAAATAAAAAGTTTAATTTAGTTGTAATAAATAATGTACTGTGTAAATATATTAATTTTAATTAATATAAATTAATAATAACTATCGCCTTTTATTTATAAATAAAATATTTAATAGGTTAATATAGAAATGAGGAAATATAGAAATGAGAAAAAAAGATTTAATCAATAATCTCGAATCAAATGATGCGCCATCTTTTTTATATAAAGAAATGGAAAGAGTAAAGTTACCAATCAAAAAAAGCATTTGATGCAGTTTAAATAATAAATATACAAACCTAATATTAATTATTTTAACAATTGTAATGCTACTCATTGCCGTTTTAATATTTACTGTAACTTGATTTATAACAAATATAGATAGAAGTCTCAGTGCGTTATATCTATATTTACTTTTAGGACCGGAAATATTTTATGGGTTATTTTTTTTATACTTTTTTATATGCAAAATTAACAATAAAAAAATTGATTTAAAAATATCTAATATAAGCTGAAATAAAGTTTTTGAATTATATATAAAAAATGATAAGTTAAAAATATCGAATATTGATATAATAACAGCAAGTTTAGAGTTATACAATTTATTAACTATGCTCAATAATAATAAAACATATGATATTAATAATAAAATAAATTTTGTTTTTAAAGACTTTGATTTTAAAATTAATTTTAATAATATTTATTATGATAAAGAAGAACAAAATATTTTATTAAGACAAGAAATTATTTTTAATGAAAGAATACCATTAGATGATATTCTAAATGAGTTTAAAAGTGAAAATTACCAAAATGTTAAATCTCATAAAATAGATAATAATATATGTTTAACTATGAATGTTTTAATAATGGACACTACTAACAAACTATCAAAAAAAGGTAAAATTACTCCAGATAGTTTTATTAAAGAAAACATAAATTTTAATGAATGCATTTTTGGTTTATACGGACAAAAAAATTATAATAAAAATAATCGTGCAAAAGTATTTGAAGAAATGGTTAAAAAAGATAGCAATATAATCAAAAATATTATTGAAAATCTATAACAATATTTTGTATATTGATTATTAAATAATAGCAGAAATTATACTTAATGAATTATTTAAGTATTCAAAGTCTTGCATTATTTTTTTATACATTTCTCGTTTAAAAATTCTATAGCTTTTGACATTTTCATAACTTATTACACCAATTCGTTTTAGTGCATATCTCTTTGTAATTCCAGTTCTTACATAGTATAAGTTATTTTTATATTTTAAAACATCGAAATCCTGGTCTGAGGCGTTTACTAATTTGTCAATCAATTTTGGAGTTAAGAAAAGAGGAGCTCTTAAATCATCTGTTTTTAAATTTATATCATGTTTTTATTGAATTCAATTGATTCAGTTTGAAAGTTCATATCAAATTTTTTTGCTTTTTTTATTTTTAATCCATTGAAAGTACTACCAATTTTTTTAGTTTTAACAATAATTCTATCATTACATCCATAATGATGTTTTAATATTCATATGAATAATCAAACTATTATTTCTGAACTAAAATCAACATATAAATTTCTTGTTTTAGCTATTATTGACTCGTCAATAATAGAAGACATTTCAATATCTTTATATAAAATTTAAACTATTTTTAAAAAACAATGTTTTATCATTTATATTAAGATTACTTTTTAATAAGTTTTAGTTTTCTACCTTTATTTTTTGCATCAATATAAACATCAATAATGCAATTAAAAAGAAGTTTCCACCAATAGCTAATTGTATAACTCTAACATAAAATAGAATTATTGATAAATCTTGATCAGATTATAAAAAATACATAGAAAATAAATAAAACAAAGGAATAAGGTTTAAAATAAGAAAAAAATAAAGGCTATGAATAACTTTAATATCTTTAATCAATCACAATAAGTTTTTTTAAAGACTATATCTATTTTTTATAAACTTCTTATTTAATGTTATATTTATATAAATCTTAAAATAATTATAATACTTTTAAAATGAGAATAAATATATTTAAAAAATACTAACGATACTATTATGTAATTTTTTATATAAATCATTAATACTCTCAATTAAAAATAGGATTTAAATGATGAAATAAGCCATTCATCGAACGACTATACACGATAAGGAAAATGTAGAAAATACTATTTTAAAATTATTTTAGTTTTTAATAATGCGAGTGTCCAAAATAACCATCAAGGCTTATTCAATCAATAATAGTGTGCAAATAATAGTAAAAATAGCATTACCTAGATTGTTAAATAATTTAATATTTAAAAAACAATAAGAAATACAAATTGTATTCTCTGACAATCTAAGCAATAATTCCAAATTTTAGTTTTTTATATATTTAAACACACCCTTATATAATTTTATAAATATGTAATTATATTTATATCCTTTAATTTATTCAATTACTTTTTTTAATTGTTGCCTTTCAAAAATTATAGTTTCCAACAACCAATAATTAGATTAAAGATATAAAGAAAACAAAACCCCTAAATTTTAAAGATTGTTGAAACTATTCTATACTTTAATTTAAAAATATAATAGTTGAATCAAAAGTAAAGTTCAAATTATTAGTAACATATTTTTATCAACACTAAATACAAGTTTATTTTATTTAAACCACTATTAATAAGACTAATTAAATTATAAAAAAGTTCAAAAAAAAAGCAAGTCAAATATTAAAATCTCTTTAATTTGTTAGTATTATCAACTCTACTTTTTTTATTTGTTATTTATTATAAAATTATAAAGATAGGTTTTTTATAATTTAAAAACACATTTATAATAAAAAAATAAAAGTTTGCATAAAATAAATAACTAAATACAAAACATTAAAAGAGCATTAAGTCATTGAAGAAATTTATTCAAGTTTAAGAATGTTAATAAATAATAAGTTTACATATACAAAGGCACGGATGTTACACTAAAAAATATTTTAATATTGAAATAACAATAATAGAATTTATTAAATCAATATATTATCATTAAGTTAAAATAAGAAATACAAGTCTAGGCATATAGATTATTAACGCTACCAACATTTAAAAAGTTTTAAAATTAAGTAGAACATTAAGTTTGGTGGTGAACATTGTATTTTAAAAAATATATATGCTTAAACAAAAAATAAGGAAATATATAGTTTTATCAAATTTCAAAATAAATAATTACAAATTTATTTATAAAAAAATAAATTCCATAGAAAAAGCTGATAGTATTAAACATAATAAAATTAAATACAGAATTAAAAAATTGCTTATGCACCTAGTGTTTACATAGCATAAAAGTTATTAATAAACCTACACTTTATACATATAGTTTTTATAAAATTAATAAAAAAAATTATGAATTAATCAAATAAACTTCGAAATGTATATCCTTTATTGCTAAATTATTTTCAAATATTGTTGATAGTTTGAGTTTTAAAAAAGATAGTTTTGTTAATCCGGAGATAGTTAAGAGTTTAAATCTTATACATATAAATTTATGATCATTAATTTTAACTTAAATATAAAGAGTTGCAAATTAACTAATATGTTTATATAGAGTTTTTTTGAAGTGCCTTGAAAAAAGAGTAATAATATAGAATAAAAAATATACGTTAATTTGGTGTAATATATACAATTTTAATTTATACCTAAAGGAAAAAAATTATAAAATAAATGTTTCTAGAATAATTTATAACATGGTTGCGTCAAAGATTAAAGAGATGAGTTAAATAAAATTGGCTCTTATAATGATTTATGAAATAAACGCTATACACAAATTAAAACATAGTAACTCTTGGTTAATTAAAAAAGCTAGGGAATTATTAAAATCCTTTATTTATAAAACCTTTATAAATATTATACGTACGAAATTATCACATTATTTAAAAATGAGAGTTAGCAATATCATAGTTTTTTAGTTCTTTATATTATTAAAAAATGACAACAAACAAAATTAAATATTTTCATTAATTTATTTAGCAATAAGAATAATGAGTTTGAATGTATCAATTTTTTATATTAAATTTATATGTGCTTTTTGAAATGGCACATTTAATATTAATGAATAAATCTAAATTCTAGTTTCATTTACTCATTTTCAATAATTTTTCCCCAACATAGTTAATGAACAACTTTTTGAGTTTATTGCAGCATAATACATATATTCTTCATCATCAGGTTTAACTAAGCCAACACTAACTAACTTTTGCAATTCTTTAAAAATAATTACATTTTCTTTTTTATGTTCTTGTCTAGTTTCTTCGAAACTTGGATTTAAAGAATATTTGCTGCTTGGTTTTTCAAAATATTTAACTAAATTTCTTATTATTTTTATGTCAATTTGTGGATTTACTTTTCTTATATCAATAAATTTTGAAGATGATGTTTTAAAAATAGGTCTTTGATCTCAAGCTCCTAATGACTTATCTATATATGAATAAATACTTGCAGGGGTTATAACTCCTAAAATATCAGAAGCACTACCCGATAAAGCTTCCACTAGAAGATTTGTAAATATACCCCCTTCTTTTGTTTCGACTGAAGTTTCATCCTTTTTAGATGCGGTCAAATAAGTTGTATTATCATACAAAATAGAGCTTTTTGCAATGCCATTTTCATTTCTAGTGTTTCCCATCATGCCAGAATAACAACAATCTAAAAATACAATTTTATTTTTAGCGTTTGATTTTGAAATAATATTTTCAACTACACCCATTTCCAACCCGTGATTATTTTCATCTGTTTCATATGTACATAAATAACTTTTATCTGAATTGTAATCAATAAAACCATGACCCGAAAAATAAAATAAAGCAACATCACTATCTCCTGCAAATAATTCATTTATTTTATCACTTAATTTACTTACTGTTAGTTCGTTTGAGTTTGTTATTAATTCAACATCAAAGTTACGACTATTGTCAAAATTTTTTTTTAATAATTCTGCAATTTTTTTAGCATCATTAATGCACTCTTTTAAAGGGTTTACATGCTTATAGTCATTTATTCCAACTATCAAAGCTTTTCTCATTATTTAACTCTCCTTCCCTGCATTGGTCTTGAAATATTATATTTTTGTTTTCTATTACTAAATGCATAATCTATTAATTGTTGTAATTTATTAATATTTGGGTAAGATGTTGATAAATCTAAATCATTTCAATTAATTATATCAATTTTAATATCATCTTTTGACAAGTTATCAATTAGTCTAATAGGTAAATTTTTTCTTTCTCTATTTAATATGTCTTGATTTCTTTCTAATGGTGTTCAAATAGTATCGGGAAATTTATTATTTACTACTTCTTTTACTATGTCTGAGAAATTTAAACGATTAATTATTGGTGAAGAAGGTAATTGAATAATTAAAATACCAGTAGATGGGTAATTTGGGTAATCAGTCATTGATGCCAACAATTCTCAATCTACAAAATTACTTTCTCTCATTTCATTGCCAATTAATAAAATCATAACACTTGAACTTTTTATATATTCATCTCTTATTATTTTTCTAACTTGTTCATCTGAGAGATTACTATCATCAATATCACCATCATTAGCTGAATAATCTTCAAAAATTTCATATTGTTCGTTTAATTTTAAAAGTCTTTTAACATACTTAATGTCTTCGTATTTGAAACTTATAAATACTTTATGTTTATTCATTACAATCACATTCTCCATAATTTATCTATATTTTAATAATATCATATATAGGTCACATGAGAAATATAATTATATGCAACAAGTATCAGTAAAAAATCAATAACTAAAATAAAATAAAATACTTTACATAAAATGCATATGCCAAAATCTATGTTATTCAAAATGACGAATATTGAAGACTAAAAGAGTATAAAATAGTTGATCTAAAACTTTATTTATAAATTAATAAAAAAAATAAAATATTAAATGTTTTTTGAAAATCTAAAATTAGCAAAATTATTTTTATTTTATTTATAGATGTCATTAATTTTATTTAGTATATAAATATGAAGATTATAAAAACGATTAAGAAACTTAAGTAGGTCAATTTTTTAAAAAAACTTTTATTTAATTAATCTATTTAAAATTGTTGGATAGATTATTACGTTTAAATGCTATTTTTTATATTAAGTTTGTTATATCGTTGTTGTTATTTAAATACTTTCTTTTTTTTTTTTTTTTGCATGAAAATGCTAAC carries:
- a CDS encoding caspase family protein: MRKALIVGINDYKHVNPLKECINDAKKIAELLKKNFDNSRNFDVELITNSNELTVSKLSDKINELFAGDSDVALFYFSGHGFIDYNSDKSYLCTYETDENNHGLEMGVVENIISKSNAKNKIVFLDCCYSGMMGNTRNENGIAKSSILYDNTTYLTASKKDETSVETKEGGIFTNLLVEALSGSASDILGVITPASIYSYIDKSLGAWDQRPIFKTSSSKFIDIRKVNPQIDIKIIRNLVKYFEKPSSKYSLNPSFEETRQEHKKENVIIFKELQKLVSVGLVKPDDEEYMYYAAINSKSCSLTMLGKNYWKWVNETRI
- a CDS encoding TIR domain-containing protein encodes the protein MNKHKVFISFKYEDIKYVKRLLKLNEQYEIFEDYSANDGDIDDSNLSDEQVRKIIRDEYIKSSSVMILLIGNEMRESNFVDWELLASMTDYPNYPSTGILIIQLPSSPIINRLNFSDIVKEVVNNKFPDTIWTPLERNQDILNRERKNLPIRLIDNLSKDDIKIDIINWNDLDLSTSYPNINKLQQLIDYAFSNRKQKYNISRPMQGRRVK